In Alcaligenes faecalis, the sequence TGCTGACCACTCCGGGAAGAAGCGGGACTGCGCTGTGGTGACTGGTTTTGTTGCTTGCGGCTCCAAAGCAGCCTGCAAGCGATCTGCCTGAGCCACCGGCATCCACTGACGCCATTGCTCTGCGTTCTCTGTCAGGAATTTCTGTACCTGCGTGCTGGCGTTCTGCCCGCCTTCCGTCATGCCCAAAATGATCTTGTTCATCTGCTCGGGCTCTAGCTGGATCTTTTCAAACAAAGCCACCAGCTCAGGATAAGACTCTACGAAAGGGGTGGAAGCCGCTACGCCTATATGCGCCAGGATGAAGTCCGTCGGGCAAATCGTGCCCTTGCCAGAAACAGCAGCCTCCCAGCAGCTTTCATTGAAAGGCGCGCTGGCCAGTTTCTTGAAGGAGTACTTGGCCATCAGGCCTGCAGGCTGCCAGTAGTAAAACAGAATGGGCTCACGTCTGTCGTAGGCAGCACTGATTGCCGCATCCAGAGCCGCGCCCGTACCGGGCCGGAAGTTTTGATAGTGCTCGCCCAGACCATAGAGATCGAACAGGCGACTATTGAAGGTTTCACATACCCAACCGGAGGGGCAGTTATAAAAGCGGCCTTTATTCGGCTGCTCCGGGTCGCTGAAAACAGTGGCGTAGCGCCCTAGATCTTCCACTTTCTGTAGATCGGGAGCAGTTGGCTTGATTCCCTTGTCCGGGTCGCCGTCGACGACATAGTCCGGTACATACCAGCCCTGCTCGGCCCCGCCCTTCAAGGTATTGCCTAGTACTTGAACTTGACCGGCTTCAATGGCTTTTTCGATGATCTCGGTACGTCCTGACCAGATCTCGCCTATGACTTGAATATCATTTTGCGCCAGCGCACTTTCCAGAGCAGCCGAGGAGCCCGGCACCCGTTCGGTCTTGCAACCGTAGGCCTTCTCCAGAATCTGCTGATACAGCTCGGTGCTGAATGCTGCGCTTTCCCAGCTCAGGTCGGCCAACCGTATGGGTTTGTCATCTGCACAGGCTTGCGCTGCTGCGCTGCTTCCCCACAGACATAGCCAGAGTGCCAGGAAATACCACAGGGCCAGGAACGGCTTGCGTCTCCGATTTATCATTCTTGTCCTCCTTCACCTTGCCCATCGTCGCATTTGTTTCCGGGTCAAAGTGTGTCCGGTCGTAAAAAACAAACCCGCAGACGAAAAAAAACGCCATGCAGTTGCATGGCGTTTCTTTCGATGAAGCTCGAACAGCTAGGCAGAATTACTGCAGAGCGATTTCGACGTCAACACCGGCTGGCAAATCCAGACGCATCAGAGCGTCGACGGTCTTGTCGGTAGGATCGACAATGTCCATCAAGCGCTGGTGGGTACGCATTTCAAACTGATCGCGCGATGTCTTGTTGACGTGCGGCGAACGCAGAATGTCGTAGCGACGGATACGTGTTGGCAGTGGTACTGGACCACGAACAACAGCGCCGGTGCGCTTGGCGGTTTCTACGATCTCAGCAGCAGACTGATCGATCAACTTGTAATCGTAAGCCTTCAGACGGATGCGGATTTTCTGGTTTTTCATGGGTAATCCTAAAGAACGATATAAGTGGGGGCTTTTTGACTGGGCTTATCAATTGCTCGAAGAAACTCTGACTAAAAAGCACCCCTTTTGGGGGTAGCAAAGACGCGGCGGGAAGGTTTACACCTTCACACCGCGATCAAGGCTTATTACTTGATGATTTTTGCAACCACGCCAGCGCCAACGGTACGGCCGCCTTCGCGAATAGCGAAGCGCAGACCTTCTTCCATGGCGATAGGAGCGATCAGGGACACTTTCATCGAAATGTTGTCGCCTGGCAGAACCATTTCCTTGTCTTCTGGCAGCTCGATCGTGCCGGTCACGTCAGTTGTACGGAAGTAGAACTGAGGACGGTAGCCCTTGAAGAAAGGAGTGTGACGACCACCTTCTTCTTTGGACAGAATGTACACTTCGGCGTCGAAGTCAGTGTGTGGCTTGATCGAACCAGGTTTGGCCAGAACTTGACCACGTTCCACGTCTTCACGCTTGGTACCACGCAGCAGCAGACCGACGTTATCGCCAGCTTCGCCTTGGTCCAGCAGTTTGCGGAACATTTCAACGCCGGTACAAATGGTCTTGACCGTGTCTTTGATACCCACGATTTCGATTTCTTCGCCGACTTTGATGATGCCGCGCTCAATACGACCGGTCACAACCGTACCACGGCCGGAGATCGAGAACACGTCTTCAACAGGCATCAGGAACGTACCGTCAACAGCACGCTCAGGCGTAGGAATGTAGTTGTCCAGCGCTTCGGCCAGAGCCAGAACGGCTTGGCTGCCCAGTGGGCCTTCGTCGCCTTCCAGAGCCAGTTTGGCCGAACCCTTGATGATCGGGGTGTCGTCGCCAGGGAAGTCGTACTTGGACAACAGCTCGCGAACTTCCATTTCAACCAGTTCGATCAGCTCTTCGTCATCGACCATGTCGGCCTTGTTCAGGAACACGATGATGTAAGGAACGCCAACCTGACGGCTCAGCAGGATGTGCTCGCGAGTCTGGGGCATTGGGCCGTCAGCGGCCGAGCAAACCAAGATAGCGCCGTCCATCTGGGCAGCACCAGTAATCATGTTCTTGACGTAGTCAGCGTGGCCGGGGCAGTCAACGTGAGCGTAGTGACGGTTAGGCGTTTCGTACTCAACGTGCGACGTGCTGATGGTGATACCACGTGCTTTTTCTTCAGGGGCGTTGTCGATCTGCGAGTAATCGCGTGCTTCGCCGCCGTATGCCTTGGACAGAACCGTGCAGATTGCAGCGGTCAGAGTGGTTTTACCGTG encodes:
- a CDS encoding glycine betaine ABC transporter substrate-binding protein, which gives rise to MINRRRKPFLALWYFLALWLCLWGSSAAAQACADDKPIRLADLSWESAAFSTELYQQILEKAYGCKTERVPGSSAALESALAQNDIQVIGEIWSGRTEIIEKAIEAGQVQVLGNTLKGGAEQGWYVPDYVVDGDPDKGIKPTAPDLQKVEDLGRYATVFSDPEQPNKGRFYNCPSGWVCETFNSRLFDLYGLGEHYQNFRPGTGAALDAAISAAYDRREPILFYYWQPAGLMAKYSFKKLASAPFNESCWEAAVSGKGTICPTDFILAHIGVAASTPFVESYPELVALFEKIQLEPEQMNKIILGMTEGGQNASTQVQKFLTENAEQWRQWMPVAQADRLQAALEPQATKPVTTAQSRFFPEWSAADWVNRQLLVAVQDWGTGFRQISAWILTHAILPVERVLQQVPAWAILVLTGLLAWWGQRRFLPVLLYMGGLYLIGAMGLWDKLMQTFTLVLVATVFSVLIGVPVGILSARSRLLRKVLTPVLDVMQTMPSFVYLIPVLMLFGLGKVPAVLATVVYAVPPLIRLTSLGLRQVDKHVMEAAQAYGVTRWQMLTKVTLPLARPSIMAGINQTTMMALSMVVVASMIGAQGLGEDVLAGIQTLDIGRGLQAGVAIVILAIVIDRISQSFGRSQRHRRKVRRQA
- the rpsJ gene encoding 30S ribosomal protein S10, which produces MKNQKIRIRLKAYDYKLIDQSAAEIVETAKRTGAVVRGPVPLPTRIRRYDILRSPHVNKTSRDQFEMRTHQRLMDIVDPTDKTVDALMRLDLPAGVDVEIALQ
- the tuf gene encoding elongation factor Tu, which produces MAKGKFERTKPHVNVGTIGHVDHGKTTLTAAICTVLSKAYGGEARDYSQIDNAPEEKARGITISTSHVEYETPNRHYAHVDCPGHADYVKNMITGAAQMDGAILVCSAADGPMPQTREHILLSRQVGVPYIIVFLNKADMVDDEELIELVEMEVRELLSKYDFPGDDTPIIKGSAKLALEGDEGPLGSQAVLALAEALDNYIPTPERAVDGTFLMPVEDVFSISGRGTVVTGRIERGIIKVGEEIEIVGIKDTVKTICTGVEMFRKLLDQGEAGDNVGLLLRGTKREDVERGQVLAKPGSIKPHTDFDAEVYILSKEEGGRHTPFFKGYRPQFYFRTTDVTGTIELPEDKEMVLPGDNISMKVSLIAPIAMEEGLRFAIREGGRTVGAGVVAKIIK